The Actinomyces faecalis genome includes the window GTCCCACCGCGGTCGACGACGTCATGAGCGTGGTCGACCTGGCCGGGGAGGCTGGGCTGACGGTGACTGTCGACGCCCTCCAGGGCCACCTGTCCTCCTTCGACTTCCTGCCCTCGTGGGTGAGCACCTGGCACGAGCGCAACCTCTTCACCGACCCCGACGTGGTCAGCGGCGAGGCCGCGCTGGTGCGCACCCTGGCCCGCGAGCTCTCCCCGCGCCCGCACGCCGAGGGACTGAGCGTCGGCAACGAGTTCATCCAGTTCGCGGCCTCGCGCCACCCCTCCCCCTCCGTCATGACGGCCGCCGACGCGCGCCGCTGGCTGGAGACGATGCTGGGAGCCGCCCGCCAGGAGTGGGAGGACGGGTGCCTGACCCACTCCTTCGACGACGACCTGTGGTTCGACGACTCCCACCCCTTCGGCCCCGAGCACGCCGCAAGCCTGGGCGACCTGACCACCGTGCACTCCTGGGTCTTCATGCAGGTGGGCCCGCGCTACGGGGAGGGTCACCCCGCACTGGCGCTCTTCGCCCGTTACCTCGTGGAGCTGGCCCGGGCCTGGGGCGCTCCAGGCCGCAAGGTCTGGCTCCAGGAGGTCGGGGCCCCGGTCACCCACGTCCCGGCCTCGACAGCACCGGACTTCCTGCGTGAGACCATCGCCCACCTCACAGGTCTGGACGGACAGCCGGCAGCCCAGGACCTGACGGCGGTGACGTGGTGGTGCTCCCATGACGTCTCGCGCGAGCTCGCGGACTTCCCCGAGCTGGAGCACTCGCTCGGCCTCATTGCCTCCGACGGGACGGTCAAGCCTGTGGGCAAGGCCTTCCGCGACACGGTTCGCGAGGTGCACGAGCACGAGTCGAGGACGACGGCGTCGCCTGCGGCACTGGCTGCCGTCCCACAGGCACCCGTCCTCACCCTGCCCACCATCGACCCTGCCCACCGCTCAGTCGCCGGGCCGCGCTCGGAGCTGTTCGACCAGTGGGTCCGTCTGGCAGCCGACGGTCCCGCCCCCTTGCTTCGGCTTCCCTGAGGCCGAACGGCCCAGGACTGTGACCGGTCCTGGGCCGCAAGCCCGGTGCTCCGCTTCTCACATCACGACCGGATAGCATCTGGCCTCTCGTGACTAAACCGATGTAGTATCGGTTTTGTCATCCAACCAATACTCACCACTTCAACGATGAAGGGACACATGATGATCCTCTCCCGCCGCTCCGCACTGGTCGGCCTGTCAGTCGCCACGGCCGCCACCCTGGCAGCCTGCACCGGGTCCAACGGTTCCACCTCCTCATCGGGCTCTGGCGCCTCGGCAGGCTCCGGCACGCTCTCCGGCGAGATCACCTTCCAGACCTGGTCACTGAAGAACGAGAAGTTCACCCCCTACTTCGAGGACCTCATCAAGGACTTCGAGGAGCAGAACCCTGGCACCACCATCAAGTGGATCGACCAGCCCGGCGAGGGCTACGAGGAGAAGGTCCTCCAGCAGGTCAACTCCGAGGAGCTCCCGGACGTCGTCAACCTGCCTG containing:
- a CDS encoding glycoside hydrolase 5 family protein translates to MRFGVNYTPRVGWFHSWLDLDPALVAEDMATIRSIGADHVRIFPLWPLLQPNRTLIRPTAVDDVMSVVDLAGEAGLTVTVDALQGHLSSFDFLPSWVSTWHERNLFTDPDVVSGEAALVRTLARELSPRPHAEGLSVGNEFIQFAASRHPSPSVMTAADARRWLETMLGAARQEWEDGCLTHSFDDDLWFDDSHPFGPEHAASLGDLTTVHSWVFMQVGPRYGEGHPALALFARYLVELARAWGAPGRKVWLQEVGAPVTHVPASTAPDFLRETIAHLTGLDGQPAAQDLTAVTWWCSHDVSRELADFPELEHSLGLIASDGTVKPVGKAFRDTVREVHEHESRTTASPAALAAVPQAPVLTLPTIDPAHRSVAGPRSELFDQWVRLAADGPAPLLRLP